One genomic window of Candidatus Polarisedimenticolia bacterium includes the following:
- a CDS encoding DNA polymerase ligase N-terminal domain-containing protein, translating to MALATYRKKRRFTATPEPRGRVGRQAARGRSLQFVIQKHDATRLHYDFRLELDGVMKSWAVPKGPSLDPAVKRMAVHVEDHPIEYNKFEGIIPKGEYGGGPVLIWDRGSWIPEEDPREAYRRGTLKFQLEG from the coding sequence GTGGCACTGGCGACCTATCGCAAGAAGCGGCGCTTCACCGCCACTCCCGAGCCGCGCGGCCGGGTCGGCAGGCAAGCCGCGCGGGGCCGCTCCCTCCAGTTCGTGATCCAGAAGCACGACGCGACCCGGCTGCACTACGACTTCCGGCTGGAGCTGGACGGGGTCATGAAGAGCTGGGCCGTGCCGAAGGGGCCGAGCCTGGATCCCGCCGTCAAGCGCATGGCCGTGCACGTCGAGGATCACCCGATCGAGTACAACAAGTTCGAAGGCATCATCCCGAAAGGTGAGTATGGAGGCGGCCCCGTGCTGATCTGGGATCGCGGCAGCTGGATCCCGGAGGAGGACCCACGCGAGGCGTACCGCCGGGGCACCCTGAAGTTCCAGCTGGAAGGC
- a CDS encoding Ku protein, translated as MARAFWKGSISFGLVNIPVALHPAEESNELSFNQLDRRDLNPIGYKRINKKTEKEVPWGQIVRGYQYRKGSYVVLTDQDLKRANVEATQTIDLVGFVEASQISPLYFERPYYIEPAKGGAKAYALLRETLRRTGMVGIASVVMRTRQHMAALLERDGVLVLEVLRWNHELRSTKGLEIPGEREARVSPKEADMAVQLVKGMMEKWNPGKYKDTYAADLMALIKKKVASGKTAEVDESEPAPAKKRGVVVDLMPLLKKSLEQKQGRAGSRRRTTASGRTAGRGVSARGRRAS; from the coding sequence ATGGCGAGAGCGTTCTGGAAAGGCAGCATCAGCTTCGGACTCGTGAACATACCGGTCGCTCTTCATCCCGCCGAGGAATCGAACGAGCTGTCGTTCAATCAGCTCGACCGGCGCGACCTGAACCCCATCGGGTACAAACGTATCAACAAGAAGACTGAGAAGGAGGTCCCCTGGGGACAGATTGTGCGCGGCTATCAGTACCGCAAGGGGAGCTACGTCGTGCTCACCGATCAGGATCTCAAGCGCGCCAATGTCGAGGCGACGCAGACGATCGACCTCGTGGGCTTCGTCGAGGCTTCGCAGATTTCGCCGCTGTATTTCGAGCGTCCCTATTACATCGAGCCCGCCAAGGGCGGCGCCAAGGCTTACGCGCTGCTGCGCGAGACGCTGCGGCGCACCGGGATGGTGGGCATCGCCAGCGTGGTGATGCGCACGCGCCAGCACATGGCCGCGCTGCTCGAGCGGGACGGAGTCCTGGTCCTGGAGGTCCTGCGCTGGAATCACGAGCTGCGCTCGACGAAAGGCCTCGAGATTCCCGGGGAGCGCGAAGCGCGCGTGTCGCCGAAAGAGGCCGACATGGCGGTACAGCTGGTGAAGGGAATGATGGAGAAGTGGAATCCCGGGAAGTACAAGGATACTTACGCCGCCGATCTCATGGCCCTCATCAAGAAGAAGGTCGCCTCCGGGAAGACCGCGGAGGTGGATGAGAGCGAGCCGGCGCCCGCGAAGAAGCGCGGGGTCGTCGTCGATTTGATGCCGCTGCTCAAGAAGAGCCTCGAGCAGAAGCAGGGCCGCGCCGGATCCCGGCGGCGTACGACGGCGTCCGGACGGACGGCGGGACGCGGCGTGTCGGCGCGCGGGCGCCGGGCGAGCTGA
- a CDS encoding DUF6496 domain-containing protein: protein MRGRSSRSKSSSSSRSRSRTGAQGKSSRGGSRSRSRTGSRSARSSSGSKPRSRSKSRRYSPGASRSVESAMRRRKRGTLKSGPRGHGGTVHSRKQAIAIGLSEARKKGARVPRKRGGSREAA from the coding sequence ATGAGAGGCAGATCCAGTCGAAGCAAATCGTCCAGCAGCAGCCGGTCGCGCAGCCGTACCGGCGCCCAGGGCAAATCCAGCCGCGGCGGAAGCCGCTCGCGCAGCCGCACCGGCAGCCGCTCCGCCCGCTCCAGCTCGGGCAGCAAGCCTCGCAGCCGGTCGAAGAGTCGCCGCTACAGCCCCGGCGCGAGCCGCAGCGTCGAGAGCGCCATGCGGCGCCGGAAGCGCGGCACGCTGAAGAGCGGCCCACGCGGGCACGGCGGGACGGTGCACAGCCGCAAGCAGGCGATTGCCATCGGTCTGTCCGAGGCTCGCAAGAAGGGCGCGCGCGTGCCGCGCAAGCGCGGCGGGTCCCGCGAGGCCGCCTGA
- a CDS encoding M48 family metalloprotease, with product MHRHKSITFFFAILFAGVGMRTEAAAKEKLDGYLEFKKPPYLIVDGQRLEVTKRTKLDAGRYRSAFDVPLGYSVKAQGRRRRDGTIAAKSLQATRNGSEFMEGQVMSATNEEERKYLAQRAIYDTGPHGERKLVGRLITDGPEVERCRRIVDRLLPSYVDPDSVRVYVVDNKAWNAMAMANYSVYVFSGLLPDMDDDELAIVLGHELAHATYEHSRRQARSGLVGNLAGVAAIIASQRIGSERGRVVAEGATLLGVTTVGNVYSRSYEDQADRVGLRYVYEAGYDVRKAPPLWKRFAEKYGDGSRVTNFFFGDHSLASQRARALQTEITRNYGNRNIDPPSAQAVAQRW from the coding sequence ATGCACAGGCACAAGAGCATCACCTTTTTCTTCGCCATTCTCTTCGCCGGAGTCGGAATGCGGACCGAGGCGGCAGCGAAGGAGAAGCTCGACGGCTATCTGGAATTCAAGAAGCCGCCCTATCTCATCGTGGACGGCCAGCGCCTCGAGGTGACGAAGAGGACGAAGCTGGACGCGGGCAGGTACCGCAGCGCCTTCGATGTCCCTCTTGGTTACTCCGTCAAGGCACAGGGCCGCCGGCGCCGCGACGGGACCATCGCCGCGAAGAGCCTTCAGGCGACCCGCAACGGGTCGGAGTTCATGGAAGGCCAGGTGATGTCGGCCACCAACGAGGAGGAGAGGAAGTATCTCGCGCAGCGAGCGATCTACGACACGGGACCTCACGGCGAGCGCAAGCTCGTCGGCCGCCTGATCACCGACGGCCCGGAGGTCGAGCGTTGCCGGCGCATCGTCGATCGCCTCCTCCCTTCCTATGTCGATCCGGACAGCGTCCGGGTCTACGTCGTCGACAACAAGGCCTGGAACGCGATGGCGATGGCCAACTACTCGGTTTACGTGTTCAGCGGGCTGCTCCCGGACATGGACGATGACGAGCTGGCCATCGTCCTGGGACACGAGCTGGCCCATGCCACCTACGAGCACAGCCGCCGGCAGGCCCGCAGCGGCCTCGTCGGTAACCTGGCGGGAGTCGCCGCGATCATCGCCTCGCAGCGCATCGGCAGCGAGCGCGGCCGCGTCGTGGCGGAGGGAGCGACGCTGCTCGGGGTCACGACCGTCGGGAACGTCTACAGCCGCAGCTACGAGGATCAGGCCGACCGCGTCGGCCTGCGCTACGTGTACGAGGCCGGCTACGACGTGCGCAAGGCGCCGCCTCTGTGGAAGCGCTTCGCGGAGAAGTATGGAGACGGCAGCCGGGTCACCAACTTCTTCTTCGGCGACCACTCGCTCGCCAGCCAGCGAGCCCGGGCGCTGCAGACCGAAATCACGCGCAATTACGGCAATCGGAACATCGATCCGCCCAGCGCGCAGGCGGTGGCACAGCGCTGGTGA